Sequence from the Pelodiscus sinensis isolate JC-2024 unplaced genomic scaffold, ASM4963464v1 ctg140, whole genome shotgun sequence genome:
CAGGGGGGTGctgtcccccccccatctcacccagcagggggcgctgtccaACCCATCTCACCCAGCAGGGGGGTGCTGCCCCCCCGTCtcacccagcagggggtgctgtcccCCCCCATCTCACCCAGCAGGCGGCAGTGGCGCAGGGCCCAGCAGTAGGCGTAGAAGCACTCCTCCAGGGCGCGGGGAAACGGGGCCTCGGGCGCCAGGGCGTAGTCGACGCAGAGCACGGGGGCGTCCAGCTCCCGCGCCCAGTCCCGCAGGTAGGGCTCGTGGGACTTGGACGTCTGGGCCACGAACCCGCCGCCGTGGAAGTGAACCAGCAGGaggggcgaggagggcgcgggggCGGGTCTgcgccacagctccagccccagcgggCCCTCGGCCTGGCTCAGCGCGCTCAGCGCCTCGCTGTCctggggagagacggagggatGGAGTGCCGGCCACCCTGCGTTAGGACCCCCCTGCCGGGGCCCCATGGGCACTGCCTGGGACCCCCTGCCGGGGCCCTAGCCGCCCTGCCGTCCCCCCATGGGCGCTGCCTGGGATCCCCCTGCCGGGGCCCTAGCCGCCCTGCCGTCCCCCCATGGGCGCTGCCTGGGACCCCCCCTGCCGGGGCCCTAGCCGCCCTGCCGTCCCCCCATGGGCGCTGCCTGGGATCCCCCTGCCGGGGCCCTAGCCGCCCTGCCGTCCCCCCATGGGCGCTGCCTGGGACCCCCCCTGCCGGGGCCCTAGCCGCCCTGCCGTCCCCCCATGGGCGCTGCCTGGGACCCCCCTGCCGGGGCCCTAGCCGCCCTGCCGTCCCCCCCATGGGCGCTGCCTGGGACCCCCCTGCCGGGGGCCCTAGCCGCCCTGCCGTCCCCCCATGGGCGCTGCCTGGGATCCCCCTGCCGGGGGCCCTAGCCGCCCTGCCGTCCCCCCCATGGGCGCTGCCTGGGATCCCCCTGCCGGGGCCCTAGCCACCCTGCCGTCCCTAGCCGCCCTGCCGTCCCCCCATGGGCgctgcctgggacccccccctGTCGGGGCCCTAGCCGCCCTGCCGTCCCCCCATGGGCGCTGCCTGGGATCCCCCTGCCGGGGCCCTAGCCGCCCTGCCGTCCCCCCCATGGGCGCTGCCTGGGACCCCCCCTGCCGGGGCCCTAGCCGCCCTGCCGTCCCCCCATGGGGCGCTGCCTGGGATCCCCCTGCCGGGGCCCTAGCCGCCCTGCCGTCCCCCCATGGGCGCTGCCTGGGACCCCCCTGCCGTCCCTAGCCGCCCTGCCGTCCCCCCTATGGGCgctgcctgggacccccccctGTCGGGGGCCCTAGCCGCCCTGCCGTCCCCCCATGGGCGCTGCCTGGGATCCCCCTGCCGGGGCCCTAGCCGCCCTGCCGTCCCCCCATGGGCGCTGCCTGGGATCCCCCTGCCGGGGCCCTAGCCGCCCCTGCCGTCCCCCCATGGGCGCTGCCTGGGATCCCCCTGCCGGGGCCCTAGCCGCCCTGCCGTCCCCCCATGGGCGCTGCCTGGGATCCCCCTGCCGGGGCCCTAGCCGCCCTGCCGTCCCCCCATGGGCGCTGCCTGGGACCCCCCTGCCGGGGCCCTAGCCGCCCTGCCGTCCCCCCATGGGCGCTGCCTGGGACCCCCCTGCCGGGGCCCTAGCCGCCCTGCCGTCCCCCCATGGGCGCTGCCTGGGACCCCCCCTGCCGGGGCCCTAGCCGCCCTGCCGTCCCCCCATGGGCGCTGCCTGGGACCCCCCCTGCCGGGGCCCTAGCCGCCCTGCCGTCCCCCCATGGGCGCTGCCTGGGACCCCCCCTGCCGGGGCCCTAGCCGCCCTGCCGTCCCCCCATGGGCGCTGCCTGGTCTCCCCATGGGCGCTGCCTGGGATCCCCCTGGCGGGGGCCCTAGCCGCCCTGCCGTCCCCCCATGGGCgctgcctgggaccccccccctgGCGGGGGCCCTAGCCGCCCTGCCGTCCCCCCATGGGCGCTGCCTGGACCCCCCCCCTGCCGGGGCCCTAGCCGCCCTGCCGTCCCCCCATGGGCGCTGCCTGGGACCCCCCTGCCGGGGCCCTAGCCGCCCTGCCGTCTCCCCATGGGCGCTGCCTGGGACCCCCTGCCGGGGCCCTAGCTGCCCTGCCGTCTCCCCATGGGTGCTGCCTGGGACCCCCTGCCGGGGCCCTAGCTGCCCTGCCGTCTCCCCATGGGTGCTGCCTGGGACCCCCTGCCGTCTCCCCATGGGTGCTGCCTGGGATCCCCTGCTGGGGCCCCAGCGGCTCTGCCGTCCCCCTATGGGCGCCCTGACCCCCTcagttccctctcctgcctggcaccccctaCTTGCCCCACTTAGCCCTCCTGGCAACTCCCCAGCGTCCTTGGATCCCACCTGGTGCTGctcattcccagccccccagcagccccctcacctgcccctccCGCAGCTGGTGGGAGATGAGGCGCACGTGCACGGGCCCGGGGCCGGTGTGCGCCACCGGGGGGGTGATGGTGACGCGCAGCGAGGGGTCGGCCGCCAGCGGCAGCTCGAAGGCCTCGGGGGGCACCGTGAGCACCCGGTTCACCCGCACCTGCGTGGACGCCATGCTGGCCATCGActgcgggggagggcagggtcaGCGGGGCCCAAGGCCTGTGGCCCCCCGTCCGATGCAGCCCCTGCAGCAGGAATTcctctgccccacggcgccctgccccacggagccctgccccacggcgccctgccccaggaattcctctgccccacggcgccctgccccaggaattcctctgccccacagagccctgccccacggcgccctgccccaggaattcctctgccccacggagccctgccccacggcgccctgccccaggaattcctctgccccacggcgccctgccccacggcgccctgccccacggcgccctgCCCCAGGAATTCCTCCCACCGGCCAACCCAACGGCGCCCTGCCCCACAGTACCCTGCACTGGGAATGCCTCCCACCatttgccccacagccccctgggcCAAGAATtcccccccaactctgccccccaAGGCCTTGCCCCCACAGCACCCGGCGCCGGGCCCCATCCACCCCACGCTCACACGCCAGCAGCTCTGTCTCCGTCAGGTTCCAGAAGCTCTTCCAGAAATGCACGTCCAGGTTCTGCGTGATCCTCTCGAACTCGGCTCCCGCAGCTCCGGGTCGATGGCGAACTTCCCCGAGGTGAACAGCGAGCCGGCCGCCATGCCTGGCCAcgggagggcggggtgggggctgccgcctgcccccaggcctgttcccacccccagggctcccgcctgccccccagggctcccgcctgccccccccagggctcccgcctgccccccagccctcttcccacccccggggctcccgccttCCCCCCAGGGCTCTTCCcacccccggggctcccgcctgccccccagggctcccgcctgcccctcagccctcttcccacccccggggctcccgcctgccccccagccctcttcccacccccggggctcccgcctgccccccagggctcccgccttccccccagccctcttcccacccccggggctcccgcctgccccccagggctcccgcctgccccccagccctcttcccacccccagggctcccgcctgccccccagccctcttcccacccccggggctcccgcctgccccccagggctcccgccttccccccagccctcttcccacccccggggctcccgcctgccccccagggctcccgcctgccccccagccctcttcccacccccagggctcccgcctgccccccggggctcccgcctgccccccagggctcccgcctgccccccagccctcttcccacccccagggctcccgcctgccacccagggctcccgcctgccccccagccctcttcccacccccagggctcccgcctgccccccgcggctcccgcctgccccccagccctcttcccacccccagggctcccgccttcccccccagccctcttcccaccccccagggctcccgcctgccccccagccctcttcccacccccgaggctcccgccttcccccccccagccctcttcgcACCCACggggctcccgcctcccccccagggctcccgccttcccccccagccctcttcccacccccggggctcccgcctgccccccagggctccccgcctgccccccagccctcttcccatccccggggctcccgcctgccccccagccctcttcccacccccaggactcccgcctgccccccagggctcccgccttccccccagccctcttcccaccccccggggctcccgcctgccccccagggctcccgcctgccccccagccctcttcccacccccagggctcccgcctgccccccggggctcccgcctgccccccagggctcccgcctgccccccagccctcttcccacccccagggctcccgcctgccacccagggctcccgcctgtcccccagccctcttcccacccccagggctcccgcctgccccccgcggctcccgcctgccccccagccctcttcccacccccagggctcccgcctgccccccagggctcccgcctgccccccagccctcttcccacccccagggctcccgcctgccccccggggctcccgcctgccccccggggctcccgcctgccccccagggctcccgcctgccccccagccctcttcccacccccagggctcccgcctgccccccagccctcttcccacccccagggctcccgcctgccccccgcggctcccgcctgccccccagccctcttcccacccccagggctcccgccttcccccccagccctcttcccaccccccagggctcccgcctgccccccagccctcttcccacccccgaggctcccgccttccccccccccagccctcttcgcACCCAcgggctcccgcctccccccccagggctcccgccttcccccccagccctcttcccacccccgaggctcccgccttcccccccagccctcttcccacccccgaggctcccgccttccccccccagccctcttcgcACCCATggggctcccgcctccccccccagggctcccgccttccccccagccctcttcccacccccggggctcccgcctgccccccagggctcccgcctgccccccagccctcttcccacccccggggctcccgcctgccccccagccctcttcccacccccagggctcccgcctgccccccggggctcccgcctgccccccagccctcttcccacccccggggctcccgcctgccccccagggctcctgccttccccccagccctcttcccacccccggggctcccgcctgccccccagggctcccgcctgccccccagccctcttcccacccccagggctcccgcctgccccccggggctcccgcctgccccccggggctcccgcctgccccccagggctcccgcctgccccccagccctcttcccacccccagggctccccgcctgccccccagccctcttcccacccccagggctcccgcctgccccccgcggctcccgcctgccccccagccctcttcccacccccagggctcccgccttcccccccagccctcttcccacccccagggctcccgcctgccccccagccctcttcccaccccccgaggctcccgccttccccccccagccctcttcgcACCCACggggctcccgcctccccccccagggctcccgccttcccccccagccctcttcccacccccgaggctcccgccttcccccccagccctcttccccacccccgaggctcccgccttccccccccagccctcttcgcACCCATggggctcccgcctccccccccagggctcccgccttcccccccagccctcttcccacccccgaggctcccgccttccccccccagccctcttcccacccccgaggctcccgccttcccccccccagccctcttcccagcCCCGAGGCTCCCGcctttcccccccagccctcttcccacccccgaggctcccgccttcccccccagggctcccgccttccccccccccagccctcttcgcACCGACggggctcccgcctccccccccagggctcccgccttccccccagccctcttcccaccccccggCCCTGCGGGGCTCCTGCCCTATTCCTTTGGGCTGCCCAGCTTCCTCTCCAGCCAGGCTCCCGAGGGGGCAGGTGAAGCAGTGCATTGTGGGCAGCAAGCGGGGCAGGGGGATGTGCCCCGAGGGGAATCGTGGGGTCAGCCAGTCCATATGCAGGCTGCAATGCATCATGGACCCCCCCGCACTCACTGAGGCCGGAGCCGCGGTGCCCGTAGTTCTCGCCGAAGGAGACCAGGCCGATGGCGATGGTCTGCAGGAACGGCCGGATGGAGGGGGCGAACTGCGGGCAAAGGGCAAAGGTGagcgccctgcccccaggcctgagcaATGGGGGGCTGCATCAGCCCATGGCAGCGCAGGGAAGGGGGGCCCCGAGCGGCAGgggagctgcggctgggggggTCACACCCCATCGAGTGCGAGGGGTACGGAGGGGTCAGCATCCCTACGTGGGACTGCCTGCCAGGGACTCCAGTGTGTCtcctcctgccccggggcccctcctcctcatctgccccccccccgggacgacTCCTcctcatctgccccccccccccagggccccgcctCCCTTTCACtcctccaggccccccccagagccccgcctCCCTTTCACTCCTccaggcccctcctccccatctgccccccccagagccccgcctCCCTTTCACTCCTccaggcccctcctccccatctgccccccccagagccccgcctCCCTTTCACTCCTccaggcccc
This genomic interval carries:
- the LIPE gene encoding LOW QUALITY PROTEIN: hormone-sensitive lipase (The sequence of the model RefSeq protein was modified relative to this genomic sequence to represent the inferred CDS: inserted 2 bases in 2 codons) encodes the protein MDSRPLCQALQALAEDNLAFFQHSASETGRRFAAAFAAIREHARRLEPALRHVGGVCHLFDLDESTPANGYRSLAHTARCCLAHALHKSRYVAAHRRSVFFRAGHNAAELEAYGAALSQLRALLYLAQRLLTHNRPGCLFHHEERGXTQLVLREYCTLHKGCFYGRCLGFQFAPSIRPFLQTIAIGLVSFGENYGHRGSGLSMAAGSLFTSGKFAIDPELXGAEFERITQNLDVHFWKSFWNLTETELLACERGSMASMASTQVRVNRVLTVPPEAFELPLAADPSLRVTITPPVAHTGPGPVHVRLISHQLREGQDSEALSALSQAEGPLGLELWRRPAPAPSSPLLLVHFHGGGFVAQTSKSHEPYLRDWARELDAPVLCVDYALAPEAPFPRALEECFYAYCWALRHCRLLGEMGGDSTPCW